In the Acanthochromis polyacanthus isolate Apoly-LR-REF ecotype Palm Island chromosome 20, KAUST_Apoly_ChrSc, whole genome shotgun sequence genome, GCTAGCTTGATGCTAATCCCTATGGGAAAACCCATTGACATGCTAACGGTTAGCATTGCGGTCGCGGAAAACAGTACGAGATCAAACTCGGCAACATCGTACTTGCTCAATGCAATAACACAATCGGTATGTAATTCAGTACTCACAGGCATATATTTTCCTCACTCTTGAGAAAACGgggaacaacaataataactgAAGACTCTGCCACGAATTCACTTGTTGGTTGCAGAACAGAACAGGAAGTAGCTACGGATGCCTGCAAGGCTCAAAACTCACATCAGGAATTATAACCAAGGCCAAACTATgaagcgccacctggtggtgcatAGCAACAAGAACAGAGGCAGCACACTCCTCGCCTGGTATAACACTTTATACCACTATGTACTGGGATTATCAAAGAGAAAAACTATTTCTGAGATAGGCCTCAAGTAAACTTTAGGTGTACCCTGTCTGACTACTTTAACTTCAACTTTCCGCACTCTACCATCTTGGCTAGGTATAGTCTTAACAACAAGTCCAGTCGACCAGTCTGTTCTTTTGGCCTGTGCGTCCTTAAGAAGGACAACATCTCCTTCCTGCAGGTCACGTTTCACAGCATGCCACTTCCTCCTGGGTTGAAGTGTGGCCAAGTACTCCAGTCTCCATCTTCTCCAAAATGCATCAGCAAGGCCCTGAACTTTCCTCCAGTGCTTGCTGGACAGATCGTTGGCATCAAAATCTCCAACAGGAGCTGACAGCGACTCCACCTTCTGTGTCAGCAACATCGATGGAGTGAGAACTGCTGGTTCTTCTGGATCAGAAGATATAGGCACCAAGGGCCTGGAGTTCATAACAGCAGTGACCTCTGCCATCAGAGTGATAAGACCTTCATGTGTGAGGagggatgttttcttttttaggaGAAGAGCATCCAGGATACGTCTTGCAACACCGATCATTCTCTCCCACACTCCACCCCTGTGAGAGGAGTGAGGGGGATTGAAGGTCCAggtgcatttgttgttttgaaggTAAGTTTTCAAATCAGAGTCATCGGTGTTAAAACTGAGTTCTTAGCAGGCCCCGATGAAGTTTGTACCTCGATCAGAACGAAGTGTTTTCACAGGTCCTCTGATTGCTGCAAAACGTCTGAGTGCATTAATGAAGCTTGCCGTGGTCATGGACTCTATCACTTCAATGTGCACCGCTCTGGTGCTCAAGCACGTGAACATGCTTGCCCAACGTTTGTTTTCAGCATGACCTCCTCTTGTTCTTCTGGCGATCACTGTCCATGGGCCGAAAATGTCTAAGCCGACATGTGTGAACGGTGGTTCTGGAGAAAGTCTGTCCTGTGGCAAGTCAGACATTTTTTGTTCCTCCAGTTTCCCTCTTAATTTCctgcagaaaatgcatttatgtATCACATTTGACACAAGTCTCTTTTCCCCAATTAGCCACAGTCCAGCTGATCTAACACCACCTTCTGTGAAATGTCTTCCTTGATGTGCGACTTGCTCGTGATAGTGTCTTACCAACAAGGTAGCAACGTGAGATTTGGGAATGATTAAAGGGtgtttgtcatcaaagggcaaGTTTGCTGAGGATGTGCGGCCCCCAATTCTCAACAGTCCATCCTTGTCCAAGAATGGGGTCAGCTTTATTAATGAGCTTTGCTTTGGAATTGGATCTCCTTTTGAAAGACATTGGACTTCTTTTGAGAAGAAATCTTGCTGCACAGCTTTGATAATTACTGTTGTAGCTTGTGCACTTTCACTTTCTCTAGCACCACAGACAATCGGAGTTTTCAATGCAGTTCTCGCTCCCTGAATCAGCCTGGAAACTGCTCTTGTCAGCGACTTCCAGGTGGAGAATCTCTCAAATCTGTGGGATCTGAGAAGACTTCCTGTCACCTTTGTAATATAGGTTGTTACCTCAAGTCGGATCTCTTGATCCACATCCGGATGCACCAACTCGAAGTTGTCTGTCTGAGTGGTGGCTTCTGGCTGAGAGTTTGACAAAAACAATGGCCCAGAGAACCAGTTGGTGTCTTTGAGAGCTGCAGCGGTTACTGGCCGTGTGCCATGATCTGCAGGATTTTCCTCAGTGTTGACATAAGACCACTGGTGTGGATGTGAAGACTTCCTTATCCGTACAACTCGGTTGGAAACATATACATAGAATCGGCGTGAGGTATTGTGAATGTAGCCCAACACGATTTTGCTATCTGTGTAGAATTTCACTGCATGCACATCAATGTCCAGTTCATCTTTCAGGAAGTCTGCCAACTCGACGGCTAAGACAGCTGCACACAGCTCTAAACGTGGGATAGTATGAGCTGGACGTGGAGCTAGCTTGGATTTACCCATAATAAACCCAACATGACAGTCTCCTGTAGTGCTGACTGCTTTTAGATAGGCCACAGCAGCTATGGCGATGTTTGATGcgtctgaaaacacacagagctcTCTGTACTGTGTCTGTTTAGCCAGAGAGACAGGAACGTAGCACCTGGGAATCTGGAGTTGCACTAGTTCTTTCATTGAATCCCTCCAGAGCTTCCATTTCTCCTGTTTTGCGGCTGGGAGTGGAGTATCCCAGTCATAGTGTTCAAGAGATAGTTCTCTCATTATGTTTCTTCCTCCAATTGTGACAGGTGAAGCAAATCCCAAAGGATCAAACAAGCTGTTAACCGTTGACAGAATACCTCTTTTAGTGACAGCCTTCTCCTCATGGGAAACAGAGAAGGTGAAGCTGTCTGACTCAAGGTTCCAGCTGAGACCCAGACTTCTTTGAAGCGGGAGTGGTTCTACTCCTAGATCCAGGTCTTTCAGTTCTTTGGCTCGGTCTGCTGGATCAAATGCCTGCATGACAATGTTGCTGTTGGAGGCTATCTTATGAAGCTTGATGTTAGACTCAGCAAGCATTTCTTGGGATGCTTGTAAGACATTGATGGCCTCTGCTTCCGTCGGGAACGAAGCGAGCCCGTCGTCCACATAGAAGTTCCGCATGACAAAGTCTCTTGCATCAGTGTTGGAATCCTCTGCTTCCAGGGCAGCTCGTCTTAGGCAGTAAATTGCAACTGCTGGCGACGGACTGTTGCCAAAGACGTGTACAGTCATTCGAAACTCTTTCACTGTCTTTTGAAGGTCGTTGTCTGAATACCATAAAAATCTTAAGTAGTCTCGATGCTCCTCTGAGACTGTGAAGCAGTAGAACATCTGCTGCACATCAGCGGTGACTGCAACAGGTTCTTTGCGGAAACGAATTAGGACTCCCACCAGATTGTTGTTTAGATCTGGTCCACTCATCAGCACGCTGTTGAGAGAAACACCTTCATGTTTGGCGCTAGAGTCAAACACTACCCTaattttgtctggcttttgagGATGATAAACCCCAAAAAAAGGTAAGTACCAGCACTCCTGACTGTCTTGAAGTGGTGGAGCTGGCTCAGCCTGTTTTTCATCAAACATGTTTTGCATGAATTTAATGAAATGTTCTTGCATCTTAGGCTTCTTATATAACGTTCGCCGGAGGGATGAGAGACGCCTCAAGGCTTCAGCTTTGTTATTTGGTAGAAGGTTCCGTGGTTTCCTGAAGGGTAAGGGGGCAACCCATGTGTTGGAGCTGTCTCTATAGGCTTGTTTCTCTAGTGTTTCCAGGAAGTTCTCATCTTCAATTGACAGAGCTAGCTTGTCGTCATGCTGCGTTCTTTGAAACACTCGTCTGCCAAGATCGTCTGCCTCAATATCCATTTTTAGCATGGAGCTCTGCAAACTCAAGTTTGGACTTTGGTAGCTGAACTTCTCTTTAATCTGGATTGTACTCTTACATGGGCTACAAACTGAAGCTCGTCCATTCTGGAGGACATTGGTTCTGTAGCAACTAATGCTAGTTGGCTTGTGCGCACCCCCGAGACACACACTTCCAACAATGACCCACCCAAGGTCAAGACGCTGAGCATATGGTTCGTTCTGTTGTCCGTTATACTGCTCTCTGACCTTGTGGATACTGAGGATGTCTCTACCAAGTAGAAGAAGAATAGCAGCATTTGGATCGATTTCTGGGATTTTGCTCGTTACTGCATTCAGGTGTGGCCAATAATGAGTGATTTCAGGTGATGGGATTTCTGATCTATCATCAGGGATCATGTCACACTCGACGAGGGTAGGAAGAGGGAGCTGAGACATTCCATCAATAGACTCAATGACAAAGTTATTAGCACGCCTTCCTGTTACCTCCATGACTCCTGAACATGTTTTCAATGTGTATGGTTCTAACTGTCCATACACATCAAAAAGGTCAAAGAATTCTGTCTTTGCTAAGGAGCGGTTACTTTGCTCGTCAAGAACTGCgtacatttttctctctttctctggttGACCACTTGGATATATTCGAACCAGACAAATCTTGGAGCAAGATCTGGGAGCAGTTGTGTTTCCACATATTTCTGTACACTTTGCTGTAACAGCAGGGGTGTGTGGTCTTCCTGACTCCCCGCCATCATCTTCTGAGGCAGCAAAGTTCTCTGACTTTAATGATATTGGCTCTGGATGCAAAACAGTGGGATGACTTTCACTGCCACATTCTTTACATTGCACTGTCTGAACACAGTCTTTGGCCATATGATGGATGGAAGAACAGCATCTAAAACATATGCGCTTGTCCTTCAGAAAAGCTTTCCTCTCCTGTAAGGTTTTACTCCTGAACAGGCGACATTTTCTCAAGGGGTGTGGCTTACCATGCAGCGGACACTGCTTGTCAGGGTCAATGATGGTTTTGTCTGCAGAGGCTTTTGAGCTGGAGTCCGCTGCTTGAAAAACATCTGTCTTTCTGACAGACACCGGAGGTTGATATTTCTGTTTCACCATTCCTTCTGGTCTAGGGGTGATGGTGCTGGGGCTGGTGACAAAGGTGAAGCTTGGATCATTGCGAATTTTGGCCTCCTCATTTATGAAGTCCACAAAAAATCCGAATGAAGGGTATGACACTCTCTTGTCTCTCTTGAGCTTTGAGGCAACTGACACCCATTTCTCTTGTACGTTATATGGGAGTTTGGCTAAGATGGGATTGACACCATGTGCTGTATCAAGGTGGGAAAGGCCTGGGAGATAGCCATTAAGCTTTGCTGCTTGCAGTTCTAGGAGAAGGTCTCCTAGCTCTCTCAGTCGCTGGGTTTCCCTGTTTGCTATTTTTGGGAAGTCCTCAACCTTCTTTAATAAGGCATGCTCTATAATCTCTGGTGCGCCAAAGCAGTCTTCAAGTCTCTGCCACACCATGTTGAGACCAGCATTGGGGTTATGAATGTAGGCAGCTCTTATTCTCTTTGCTTGTGCAGCCGACTGTGGTCCAAGCCATTTGGAGAGCAGATCTAGCTCCTCTTGAGGTGTCAGATCCAGACCTTGGACTGCGCTCTGGAAGGATGTCTTCCAAGCCCAGTAGTTTTCTGGTTGGTCGTCAAATTTAAGTAGACCAGAACTAACCATCTCTCTCCTCATCAGGTATTTAGCAAGATCAGAGGCGGCGGCAGAATGAATAACAGGAGGTCTGGGTGGCGATACACTGAGCCGTGGATGACAGGGATAGTCGCTGTGGGACGGCTTTCCACCATAGGAAACATAAATCTCATCAAGAGGTTCTCTTTTTGAGCTGAGGGCATGTGACGCCATAGGTGGCATACATGCAGGATGAAGTGGCAAAGGTTTGAACTCTTGATTGCAGTAGTCAGTGTGCTTGTGACCACTTTGCTTCATGTAGTGTGCTGCTTCTTCATTGTTGCCCACATCTGGCTGTGGCATTAATGCAGGCGGAGGATCAGGCTGTTTCGCAACAGTTGTCTGCAAGTTGACATTTAGTCCTGAATGCTGCTGCACGTACTCTTGTGTCCGCTGTGCTGCGTTGATTGGAGGAATTTGGTCTACCTGAGGCTGTTGCAGACATCCACTTTCGAGCGTGGACGTTTCCCAAGCTTGAGCCACAGctagtgctgctgctgctgctttctgtgaCTGGAGTATCAGCAAATCAGCTTCGAGGGCAGCTTTTTGCTTCAAAATGTCTGGTTCTTGTGTTGCAAAGGAAAGCTGGACACGTGCGGCCTCAGCTTTAGCTCGTGCTCTAGCGGCAGCTGCAGATGAAGAGGTGAGCTTACTGATGCGTGTGGAACCAGAAACACATGATCTCGTTTCCAGTGCTGGCTCTTGGCTATGTGTAGAAGTTGCCATGTCAAGCCTTCTTCGATGCTTCAAACACTGCAGATTGGCTTCCCCAGCAGAGAGTGACGAGATGAATGCCTTTTTACTATTCTGCCCTCCCCAACGTCTTGTTAAGTTGGCAGGTAGTGAACAGTCTTCATAAAAAAGACAACGTTTTGTGGGTTCAGGCCACGCTTTATTGTCTCCACATGAatactgtaaaactgaaaagacaagaaaaatacaataagtcACGACATACACGAAAATACGCATATAAACAAAGTCCGCTAGCTTGATGCTAATCCCTATGGGAAAACCCATTGACATGCTAACGGTTAGCATTGCGGTCGCGGAAAACAGTACGAGATCAAACTCGGCAACATCGTACTTGCTCAATGCAATAACACAATCGGTATGTAATTCAGTACTCACAGGCATATATTTTCCTCACTCTTGAGAAAACGgggaacaacaataataacTCTGAAGACTCTGCCACGAATTCACATGTTGGTTGCAGAACAGAACAGGAAGTAGCTACAGATGCCTGCAAGGCTCAAAACTCACATCAGGAATTATGACCAAGGCCAAACTATgaagcgccacctggtggtgcatAGCAACAAGAACAGAGGCAGCACATGGGTGCTGGCAGCGGCAGGTAGGCAGAAGGCAGGGGAAACCAAAGGAGGGAAGCCAGATGTAGAGGGTCCGGGGTGGTGAGGCTGCAAGGGGATCCAGGGGTCCAGAAAGGGAAGCCGAGAGGGGGATCCGGAGGGGAGCACGAGGGAAAAGGCAGGACTGCAGGAGATCTGGGGAAGAAGGGAGGACAGGCAGCATTAGGAACAGAACTGAAATAATAACAGGTTAAAGCAGCGAGAAGGAAACTGACTGCGTGGCAGGAGTttacaatctggcagggtgtgagagtacaacacggtctcacggggattcgtgaaactgtcacgtcagtttttgtttcggttttgtgcgcaccaacacgatgtcgtcatgtttttcgtgccgctcaccacgagcgaaacccgctgtggtaatcacatctgaaagtggtttataccggcggattcatgacgatctaagctgtccatcggcgtctGCGGCCGCTGCCGCCACTGCGGCCACCACTGCGGccaccggacattctttaaattcctatgcaaattcggcggattcatgacgatctaagctgtccatcggcgtttgcggccgccgctgcggccgccattgcggccgccattgcggccgccagacatccggccgctgttgcggccggatcacatctgaaagtggtttataccggcggattcatgacaatttaagctgtccatcggcgtctGCTGTGGCGTCTGCTGTGGCGTCTGCTGTGGCCGCTGCTgaggccggatgtctggcggccgcgaTGGCGGCCGCGATGGCGGCCGCAaatgccgatggacagcttaaatcgtcatgaatccgccgaatttgcataggaatttaaagaatgtccggcggccgaagcggccgccgcagcggcggccgcagacgccgatggacagcttagatcgtcatgaatccgccggtataaaccactttcagatgtgattaccacagcgggtttcgctcgtggtgagcggcacgaaaaacatgacgacatcgtgttggtgtgcacgaaaccgaaacaaaaactgacgtgacagtttcacgaatccccgtgagaccgggctggagAGTATGAACCGGTCTTTTATTGCTGGTGTGGAGTAATCAGGAACGAGCCACAGCTGTGCGGGTCCCGGGGAGGCTGCTGATTACCGAGTGGATGCAGCCGTGTGGCCGTGCTCCACCCGGTGCAGCgctggggagagagagagggacggagagagaggagaaggaagagacaggagcaggagtgagggagagaggagaaagagggagagatgcAGGGGGgagacagatgggaaaagggtatTTGGATGCCAGATGGGGAGGACAGGGGGTGAGAAGGGAGctctgacagtacccccccccaTGAGCGCCTCCCAGCGCCCCACGGAACCAGTCAGGGTGAGAACCCACTGTGACCAAGGAGCAGCCAGGGACACGCCGGGGAGCTAGGGGgtgtgggaaatggtgtgttttataattgctcagtgtgcatattaaagagttgtattggttctgaggaataggaaggtcaagagcatcattaccacggtgtgactgtaatgaaacaaagaagataagtccagctttattttacttattactcatgtgattgaaaccaaggatgatcaagacataaagtgattgataatcaaagtacagacagtttttgataataaaggtacagatagtttttgacgtaagctgtaatcagtaaagaacatgagcgaGTTGTATGTGCAGtttctaatcttgctttgcagaagcgaagtcattcctacgtgagcgtaatgacaaaacatcagctgtgacagaggacagcAACGCAGCATCGGAAGGGGCGGCCGGCCTTGATAGATAGCTATACACACTGCtagagtataagaagactgggtcaggaacagttagcagtctgattccatccgaactgactgaacacttattgtcggttagggacagaggattcaggcccagagctctgtatcgcacattcaattttgctgtaataaacacttttgattttaagaagaagtctcctgactactccatcaaaagaactgggcggaaacagccttacacatattttgttggtttgtttaattgtaggataggctgatttccaacaatTTGGTGCCGTGACCCGGATGGAGAAGGGGAATTGACAATAGACGTACATTTGAACAAACAACGGACATACAAAGGACTTTTTGACAACTTGGGCGCCCTATAAAAGGTAAGCAGACGCCTGTTGACATCAAAGTCTGCTATTGGCTATTCCAAAACTGTTGTCAGAATTCCTCCTGTATGTTCTAGTATACAAAAttgaatgtgcttctggaagaaataaaaatgatgaaaatgatgaagaagcGCTAAGGTTAATGCAAATGGAAAAAGTCACTGATCCACAGAGGATAGAATCTCTGGCTGGATACTCTGTTCTGGGTTAGAAAACCCGGGGGGTTTAGGAGTCCCTCCAAAAGGTGGATAGAGCAGAGGGCCTATTCTGCAACCCTAAGTGTAATGTAATCCCTGTTAGGCAACAGTTTCTTAGGCTGGCAAATAGCCTGG is a window encoding:
- the LOC127531398 gene encoding uncharacterized protein LOC127531398, translated to MLKMDIEADDLGRRVFQRTQHDDKLALSIEDENFLETLEKQAYRDSSNTWVAPLPFRKPRNLLPNNKAEALRRLSSLRRTLYKKPKMQEHFIKFMQNMFDEKQAEPAPPLQDSQECWYLPFFGVYHPQKPDKIRVVFDSSAKHEGVSLNSVLMSGPDLNNNLVGVLIRFRKEPVAVTADVQQMFYCFTVSEEHRDYLRFLWYSDNDLQKTVKEFRMTVHVFGNSPSPAVAIYCLRRAALEAEDSNTDARDFVMRNFYVDDGLASFPTEAEAINVLQASQEMLAESNIKLHKIASNSNIVMQAFDPADRAKELKDLDLGVEPLPLQRSLGLSWNLESDSFTFSVSHEEKAVTKRGILSTVNSLFDPLGFASPVTIGGRNIMRELSLEHYDWDTPLPAAKQEKWKLWRDSMKELVQLQIPRCYVPVSLAKQTQYRELCVFSDASNIAIAAVAYLKAVSTTGDCHVGFIMGKSKLAPRPAHTIPRLELCAAVLAVELADFLKDELDIDVHAVKFYTDSKIVLGYIHNTSRRFYVYVSNRVVRIRKSSHPHQWSYVNTEENPADHGTRPVTAAALKDTNWFSGPLFLSNSQPEATTQTDNFELVHPDVDQEIRLEVTTYITKVTGSLLRSHRFERFSTWKSLTRAVSRLIQGARTALKTPIVCGARESESAQATTVIIKAVQQDFFSKEVQCLSKGDPIPKQSSLIKLTPFLDKDGLLRIGGRTSSANLPFDDKHPLIIPKSHVATLLVRHYHEQVAHQGRHFTEGGVRSAGLWLIGEKRLVSNVIHKCIFCRKLRGKLEEQKMSDLPQDRLSPEPPFTHVGLDIFGPWTVIARRTRGGHAENKRWASMFTCLSTRAVHIEVIESMTTASFINALRRFAAIRGPVKTLRSDRGTNFIGAC